Below is a window of Undibacterium sp. YM2 DNA.
ATGTTGCTGCTGAAGAACTGGTTGTTCAGAGCAGTGAACAGCAAAGGTGCAGTCTCACCAGAGATACGTGCTACCGCCAGCAAGATACCAGTCACCACACCTGCCTTGACTGCTCGCAAACGTATCATCAGGGCGACCTTCCAGCGTGGTGCGCCAAGAGCAAATGCAGCTTCGCGCAAGCTGGCAGGTACCAGACCCAGCATATTGTCAGTAGTGCGGACAACCACAGGAATAGCGATGAGGGAAATCGCAATACTGCCAGCCCAGCCAGAAAAGTGTTTGACGTTGGCGACATAAATCGCATAGACGAACAAGCCAACCACGATGGATGGAGCAGACAGCATGATGTCAGTCACGAAGCGGGTGACACCGCCAAACCAGCTTTTGTCGCCATACTCTGCCAGGTAAATACCTGCCAATATGCCTATCGGAGTAGAAATCAGCGTAGCGATACCGACCATCACAAAGCTGCCAAAGATGGCATTCATCAAGCCGCCGCCGTCGCTGCCCGGTGCCGGTGTCGATTCTGTGAACATCGCGATGTTGACAGCAGAAGCGCCTTTGAGCAGCAAGGTGAACAGTATCCACATCAAAAAGAATACACCCAGCACCATGGCGATAGAAGACAGGCTGATACCTATCTTGTGCATCAGCAAGCGCTGGCGATATACCGGGTTGCTGGCAGATTGCATTGTAGAGTTTTCCATTATTTTGCCCCTTCTTTACGTGACAGGCCCAGCAACATCAGCTTCGCTGCGGACAAGACAATGAAAGTAATCACGAACAATATCAAACCAAGCAGGAACAGTGAGGACGTATGCAATGGTGATTCAGCTTCGGCAAATTCATTGGCCAGTGTAGAAGCGATACTGTTACCAGCAGCAAACAAAGACCAGGACAAGTGATGGGAATTACCAATCACAAAAGTAATTGCCATGGTCTCGCCCAAGGCACGGCCCAGGCCCAGCATGACGCCGCCGACCACACCAATTTTGGTGTAAGGCAAAACGATCTTGCGTACTACTTCCCACTTCGTGCAACCGAGGCCGTAGGCAGATTCTTTCAAGACTGGCGGCACAACTTCAAACACATCGCGCATAACTGAAGAAATGAAAGGGATAATCATGATGGCCAGGATCACGCCAGCAGCCAGAATACCCATACCTATCATGGGGCCAGAGAACAACACACCAATTACCGGCAGTTTGCCCAGGGTGGCAGCCAGCGCCGGTTGCACATATTGCGAGAACAAGGGTGCGAATACGAACAAGCCCCACATGCCGTAAATAATACTGGGCACACCAGCCAGCAATTCAATTGCCGTACCCAATGGACGCTTGAGCCAGTTGGGGCAAATCTCGGTCAGGAACAGGGCAATGCCAAAACTGACTGGGAAAGCGATCAGTAAGGCAATGATCGAAGTCACCAGCGTGCCAACGATAGCGATCATGCCACCGAATTTATCATTGACCGGATCCCATTCTATGGTCCAGATGAATGGCAAACCAAATTCCTTCATGGCCGGAATGGCACGCAGGAATAAAGAAATAATGATACCAACCAGTACCACCAGCACGAGAGCGGCGAAAGTAAAGGTCAGTTTATGAAAAAAGAAATCTTGCCAACGCTGGCGACGCATTACTGCTGCCATTTTTGCCGGGTCAATCTGATCGGCCTGATGTGGCATTGTGTTAGTCGCAGGTGGGATTGCAGTTGGTGCAGTCATGTTGACGGAGGACATTTGGGTAGTCATGGGTGTCTTTTCCACCGGAAGGTAATCCGGACAGCTCCGGATTACCTTGATCGTTTAGTTCAGCTTCTGAACAGGGTCAAACTTTTTATTACCAGAGTGCTTTACCGGAAGCATCTTTGACTTTTGCTTTCCAGTTGTCTTCGATCAGTTTGACAACTGGTGCTGGCAGGGAAACATATTCCAGTTCAGCAGCCATTGCGCCACCGTTTTTGAATGCCCAGTCAAAGAATTTCAATACTTCTTTGCCTTTTTCAGCATCAGCCTGCGCTTTGTGCATCAGGATGAAAGAAGCACCAGTGATAGGCCAGGTGATTTTGCCAGGCTGGTTAGTCAATACCAGGTACATGCCTGGTGCTTTGCTCCAGTCAGCGCCAGCAGCAGCGGATTTGAAGTTTTCATCATCTGGTTCAGCGAACTGGCCATCAGCATTTTTCAGCAAGGTGTAAGTCATCTTGTTTTTCTTCACATAAGCGTATTCAACATAGCCTATGGAATTTCTGATTTGCTTGACGCTGGAAGCCACGCCTTCATTACCCTTGCCACCTACACCAACCGGCCATTTAACAGCGGTAGAAGAACCAACGGCTGTTTTGAAGTCCGGGCTGACTTTGCTCAGGTAATCTGTCCACAGGAAAGTCGTGCCGGAACCATCAGAGCGATGTACAACGGTGATATCTTCTGCCGGCAATTTCAGACCGGCATTGATGGCTGCGATTTCTGGTGCATTCCATTTAGTGATCTTGCCCATGTAGATGCCAGCCAGTACTTCACCTGTCATCTTCATTTTGCCAGGAGCGATACCGTCCAGGTTAACCACAGGAACCACACCACCGATGATGGCCGGGAATTGCACCAGACCTTCTGTTTCCAGCTCTTCTGCCTTCAAAGGCATGTCAGAGGCGCCGAAATCGACAGTCTTTGCCTTGATTTGCTTGATACCACCACCGGAACCGATGGATTGATAGTTCAGACCGTTGCCACTGGCTTTTTTATAAGCTTCTGCCCATTTTGCATAAATTGGATATGGGAAAGTCGCGCCAGCGCCGGTAATGTCGGCAGCATGAGCAGCGCCAAATGTGACAGCGACGCCAATTGCAGCGATGAGAGTTTTGACAACACGTTTGATTTGCATGTTCACCTCAGAGTTAAATAACAGTATTCAGTACTACGAGGCGCACTGTACAAGCCAAATATGACAAGATTATGACGTGAAGCAAAGCCTGTGAAATAATTGCACTTGTTATCACTTTTTTGTCATAAACTTGTCATTTAAGACGTCTAGAATGCTTGCGTATATATATGACGCCCTTTATGACATGCAAAAAACTATGCCAAATCAGGAAACACCCTCTTCAGCAACCGCGCCAGAAGACATGAAACAAGTTCCTGACACTGGAATCAAGGCACTTGCCAAGCAAGTCAAACCAGTGGCAGCACCAGAATTGTCACGTTCGGTGATTTTCCTGGACAGGGAGATGTCACAAATTGCCTTCAACTGGCGCGTGCTGGCCCAGGCTGAGGACCGCAGCATCCCCTTGCTTGAACGCTTGAAATATTTATGCATTGTCGGCAGCAACCTTGATGAGTTCTTTGAAGTCAGGGTGGCCAGCCTGCTGGCGCAGAACACGATAGATGGCGAACTGGTACAACACCCAACCTTCCAGGCCATGCTCAAACGCGTCAGCGATGAGTGCCATCAATTAGCAAAAAGACAATATGAATTACTGAATCAGGAGATTTTGCCCCAGCTCTCCAAAAAAGGCATACATCTGTTGCGCCATTCCGAGCGCAATGAAGCCCAGCGTGCCTGGGTGAAATCCTATTTTGAACGTGAAGTCAGACCCCTGTTGACGCCAATAGGCCTGGACCCTGCTCACCCCTTCCCTCAAGTAGTCAACAAGAGTTTGAATTTCATTGTCTCGCTGGCAGGCAAGGATGCTTTTGGCCGTGGCACAGCCATTGCCATCGTCAAGGCACCGCGCGTTTTGCCGCGCATCATCCGTCTGCCAGATGAACTCTCCAACAATGGCATGGCTTTTTGCCTGCTGTCTTCTGTCATACACTCACACATAGAAGACTTGTTCAATGGCCGTGAAGTAATCAATTATTCACAGTTCCGCGTGACGCGCGACAGCGACTTGTGGGTGGATGAAGAAGAAGTCAAGAATCTGCGCCAGGCCCTGCAAGGCGAATTACAAACCCGCCAGTTCGGTGCGGCAGTGCGCCTGGAAGTCGCAAA
It encodes the following:
- the pstS gene encoding phosphate ABC transporter substrate-binding protein PstS; protein product: MQIKRVVKTLIAAIGVAVTFGAAHAADITGAGATFPYPIYAKWAEAYKKASGNGLNYQSIGSGGGIKQIKAKTVDFGASDMPLKAEELETEGLVQFPAIIGGVVPVVNLDGIAPGKMKMTGEVLAGIYMGKITKWNAPEIAAINAGLKLPAEDITVVHRSDGSGTTFLWTDYLSKVSPDFKTAVGSSTAVKWPVGVGGKGNEGVASSVKQIRNSIGYVEYAYVKKNKMTYTLLKNADGQFAEPDDENFKSAAAGADWSKAPGMYLVLTNQPGKITWPITGASFILMHKAQADAEKGKEVLKFFDWAFKNGGAMAAELEYVSLPAPVVKLIEDNWKAKVKDASGKALW
- the pstC gene encoding phosphate ABC transporter permease subunit PstC, which produces MPHQADQIDPAKMAAVMRRQRWQDFFFHKLTFTFAALVLVVLVGIIISLFLRAIPAMKEFGLPFIWTIEWDPVNDKFGGMIAIVGTLVTSIIALLIAFPVSFGIALFLTEICPNWLKRPLGTAIELLAGVPSIIYGMWGLFVFAPLFSQYVQPALAATLGKLPVIGVLFSGPMIGMGILAAGVILAIMIIPFISSVMRDVFEVVPPVLKESAYGLGCTKWEVVRKIVLPYTKIGVVGGVMLGLGRALGETMAITFVIGNSHHLSWSLFAAGNSIASTLANEFAEAESPLHTSSLFLLGLILFVITFIVLSAAKLMLLGLSRKEGAK
- the pstA gene encoding phosphate ABC transporter permease PstA; the encoded protein is MENSTMQSASNPVYRQRLLMHKIGISLSSIAMVLGVFFLMWILFTLLLKGASAVNIAMFTESTPAPGSDGGGLMNAIFGSFVMVGIATLISTPIGILAGIYLAEYGDKSWFGGVTRFVTDIMLSAPSIVVGLFVYAIYVANVKHFSGWAGSIAISLIAIPVVVRTTDNMLGLVPASLREAAFALGAPRWKVALMIRLRAVKAGVVTGILLAVARISGETAPLLFTALNNQFFSSNMNQPMANLPVVIYQFAMSPYDNWRELAWGGALLITFSVLGLNILSRTLFNQKTQH